The genomic region CATTTGATAAGGATGGGAAGATATGCGCCATACAGAAAGGCGGTCAGGGGGCTCTAACGCCAAAGCAAATTATGGAAGCCGCTCTTATAGCTAAAGATAAATCTGAGGAATTAAGAAAATTAGTGGTGAAATACTGATGGGTAAGAGAACAAAGAAAATTGGTCCAGCAAGAGGCTTCGGCCCAAGATATGGTGTATCGGTTAGAAAACGTTACATTAGCATAGTCTCTGAGATGAGAAGGGCACATATATGCCCGCAATGTGGATTTAAATCTGTTCGTAGAGAAAGCGTCGGCATATGGGTCTGTAGAAAATGCGGTTTCAAGTTCGCTGGCGGAGCCTATACGCCTATGACTAAAATCGGCACAGTAGCTGAACAAACCGCTAAAGGCACCTAAAGGGGAAACGGAAATTAGTAAGGGATTACATATAAAAATGATTCTTTTAACGACTTCACATAGACCTACTAGAAGAGTCAGAAGCTTATGTAATGATCTTGCGCGTTCAATACCTGGATTAATTAGAGTTAATCGTGGAAAGATGAGTTTGCTGGATATCGCTGAGAAAACAGCTCAGTTAAATGCCGAAAAATTTGCTATTATTGATAGATGGAAGGGCGGTCCCGGCAGAATAAGATTCTTTAAGATAACTGGTGAAGGATTTGAGGAGGAACCGCCGCGCCTGTATATTTCAGGCGTGAAATTACGTAGGGAGTTTAAAACATCAGTTTGGAAGGAGGATTTTAATCTAATATTTATAGATGCATTTGAGATAATGAACCCAGATATAGAGAAGCTTAAATTAAGTCTTTCAGAGTTCTTTGAGTTGCCAATACTTAACTTAGGACCTGAAACAATAGATTATGAAGCTTACATGCGTATTGCAGCGGGAGAAGATTGCTGGGCTTACATTTCATTTTTCCTTCTACCAAGAAAAATTGAGATTGGACCACGTATAAAGATCTCTCATGTGGTGTGGAATGTATGATTAGGGAAGCCCATGCAATCCTACGCCTTGAATTCCCAACTGAGAAGGAAGCTGAAATAATAAGCAGATCCATTTGGCCGGAGACTGAAAGCGCTGCTAAATATCGTTCAAAAGTTAAGGCTATTAGGGAGAGTAATCGTATTATGCTAATTTTTGAGTCAAAGGATATGACATCGCTCAGAGCGTCAATAAACTCTTATTTGAACTGGATTATGCTTCTAAGGAATATTTATGGCTTCCTAGAGGATCAAGAAAGAGGGATGCAAGTATAATTTATGGGTAATAAAAATAAAGTCCGAGAAATAGCTCTGGGACGTATTAAGCAGTTGTTTAATCTAGCATTTGAAGTACTTGATAAAAGACCAGATTTATCCCAGAGATATGTTGAAATAGCGAGAAGAATATCTATGCGTACTAGAACCCGCATACCGAGAGAAAACCGTCTTTTAATATGTAGGCATTGTAAAAAGTTCATTTTCCCCGGAGTTAGCTCACGCGTTCGCCTACAGCCCAGAAGGGAACCACATATTGTTATTACATGCTTATACTGTAGCAAACATACCAGAATACCGTTGAAGAGAGAGAAGAAATAATGCGGAGAGATCTAACTCAAATGAGAAAAACACCTCTAAAGCCAACAGTGCATATAGGAAAAAATGGAGTAACAGATGCTCAGATAAAAGAAATCATTAAGCAGCTTGAGGCTAGAGGAAAGATTAAAGTTAAAGTTTTGAAAACAGCCTTAATAAGCGAAACTGTAGAGAGCATTGCCCAGAAAGTATCTTCAAAAACAGATTCAAGAATAATCCAGATAATTGGTCACACATCACACTTTATAAGCCAAGAAAAAGAAGAAACTTTGAAGTGAAGGAAAAAGCCTGAGGAAAACTCTCCTATTTCAACGATATAATCAAAGCATAATGAAGAGCATTGGATCGGCATGAGCTTCCATTTCTTAGCAGAATGAGATTG from Candidatus Bathyarchaeia archaeon harbors:
- a CDS encoding ribonuclease P, with the protein product MGNKNKVREIALGRIKQLFNLAFEVLDKRPDLSQRYVEIARRISMRTRTRIPRENRLLICRHCKKFIFPGVSSRVRLQPRREPHIVITCLYCSKHTRIPLKREKK
- a CDS encoding 50S ribosomal protein L37ae, translating into MGKRTKKIGPARGFGPRYGVSVRKRYISIVSEMRRAHICPQCGFKSVRRESVGIWVCRKCGFKFAGGAYTPMTKIGTVAEQTAKGT
- a CDS encoding KEOPS complex subunit Pcc1, with the protein product MIREAHAILRLEFPTEKEAEIISRSIWPETESAAKYRSKVKAIRESNRIMLIFESKDMTSLRASINSYLNWIMLLRNIYGFLEDQERGMQV
- a CDS encoding YhbY family RNA-binding protein gives rise to the protein MRRDLTQMRKTPLKPTVHIGKNGVTDAQIKEIIKQLEARGKIKVKVLKTALISETVESIAQKVSSKTDSRIIQIIGHTSHFISQEKEETLK